CTGAAGGGCCGAGGATCACGAAACGGTCCGACTTGTAAACATCGAAGTCGACGCGATACGTGGCAGTGATCAGATGATCACGGGTCTTGTACTGCAGCGTCACGCCTCTCACTTCCAGCAGCGGACCCGGTTCGTCTGTGACTCCCATTGCGGCCTCGATTGATCATTCTGCAGTTCGACTCGGCGATTGTTAATCCGCAGATGCCTGGGTTCGAGCTAGGTTGAGAGCAGAGCGGGGCTCGAACCACTCGCTGCGCAGTTATTGAATGCGAATTTTCGCGGCCTGCACGACCTTATGCCACTTCGCGATTTCGCTGCGTATCAATTTGGCGAACTCTTCACGTGTATTGCCCGCGGGTTCGAGGCCTAGTGCGGCAAAGCGCTGCCCAAGCGCCAAGGATTTGAGCGCCCGGTTTATTTCTGCATTGACTTTGTCTACGATCGGGTGCGGCGTTCCGGCCGGGAACAGCATGCCATACCAGACATCGAACTCATAACTCGCGACACCGCTTTCGGCAACGGTGGGCAATTCGGGAGCCACGGCGGAACGCCGGGCGCCACTTACCGCCAGCGCGCGCATGCGGCCGGCTTTGATATGTGGCAGGACGGTCGCAATGCCGATCAACTGCACGTGGATCTCGCCAGCCAGCATCGCCGTCAACGCAGGAGCCGTGCCTTTGTACGGAACATGCACCATATCGATGCCGGTCATCGTGCGCAGCAGCTCGGTGCCGAGGTGCGATGCGCCTCCGGCGCCGCCCGAGCCGTATCGAAGCTCGCCGGGCCTGGACCTGGCAAGTGCGATCAGCTCTTTCATCGAGCTCACCCCTATGGACGGAGTTACGACGTAAACGAAAGGCTGCGACGCGACGCGTGAAATCGGGGTGAGATCCTTGCGCGCATCGTAAGGGAGGTCGCGGTACAGCGCAGTGGCGTAGGTCAAGCCGAGACTGCACAGCACCATCGTATAGCCGTCAGGGGTCGACTTCGCCGCAAGGTTCGTACCGATGGTGCCGCCGCTGCCGCCGCGATTGTCGACGATCACGGGTTGTCCCCACGCTGCAATGAGCTCCTGAGCAACCAGGCGCCCGATGATGTCGGTGCCGCCGCCCGGGGCAAAAGGCACGATCATTCGTATCGACTTCGATGGGTAGGGAGCCTCCTGCGACGGCTTTTGCGCGAGCGCGAGCGTACTCGCCGCAATCAGGCCCGCGCCGGCAACTGCATACACCGCCCTCGACGACATGAAATTCATCAGGACGGCACGCTTCCGGCCAAGGTCGTTCGATGCATGCGCCGCCGGTAAGGCAGCTCGTAATCCTTGCTGTTGGCGCGGTGCAGCGACGAGCAGTTGTCCCAGATGACCAGGTCCCCTGCGCGCCATTGGTGGCGGTAGACGAACTCCGGCTGTGTGCAATGCTCGACCAGCTCGCGCACGAGCTGCCTCCCCTCGTCCTCTGACATGCCCTGCACGCCGACGGACGTACCGTCGCTCACGAAGATGGATTTGCGCCCGCTTATCGGATGCGTGCGGATGACCGGATGCGCGACATCCGGCGTCTTCTCCTCCTCCATAAGCGGGACGAGCTTCGAGCCCGACTGCCGGCGTTTCTCGTACTGGCCGCCGTAGCCATAGACAATCCTGAGGCCGGCCAGCTCGTGCTTGCGGTTTTCGGGAAGCGCGTCGTATGCAGCGAAGGTGCTGGCGAAAGACGTATCGCCGCGCGCCACGCCGTCGATCACCGGCACCTCGATCGCATATAGCAGCGAGTACTTGGCCGGTGCGGCGAGGTAGGAAAAATCCGAATGCCATGTCGGCCCCGCGTCCGCGACGCCGATGTTGCGCCCATTCTCGACGATGTTCGAAACGATGTAGATCTCAGGGTGCTCGGCGAGGAGGTAGTTCTTATTGGTGTGTATGGCCGGCTCGCCGAGGCGCCGGCTGAACGCGACGTGCTGAGCGGGCGTGAGCTTCTGGTCCCGGATCACGACGACCGAGTGCTCGACTATCGCCTGCTCGATTCTCGTAACCGTCTCGCGATCGAGCTCCTGCGAGAGATCGACGCCGAGAATCTCGAATCCCAATGGCTTGTCGTTGCCACGAATCAGAAATGTCATGAGGTCCTCCTCTCGGACATTGTTATCGTCCCCCCCGCCTGCGTCAACGCCAGCGGCCGGCCCTGACAGCAGATCACGCACCGCCGGTGCCCGTGACGCTCGTTCCCCCGCAGACGAAAAGCGCCTGGCCGGTAATGAAGCCCGCATCGCGATCGAGAAGAAACAGCACTGCACGCGCGATGTCGGCGGGCGTGCCCACCCGTTTGACGAGCACGCCATCGATGACGGTCTGACGCTTGACGCTGCCCACCGGGTGGCCGTTGTCGAACAGCTCGGTGCGACCGGGCCCGGCACGACGGCGTTGACGGTGATGCCATCGCCGCCGACTTCGACCGCGACGGTACGCGTCATGCCGATGAGCCCCGCCTTCGCGCTTGCGTAAACGGTGCGCGAGCTCTTGCCCATGATCGCGCGCGACGAGATGCTCACGATGCGGCCGAACCTGGCCAGACGCATGCCCGGCACGAACGCCTGCATGAGCAGCATGCTCGCGCCGAGCGTGATCGCGGTTACATGCTGGAGATCGTCTATCGTGGCCCGCTCGAGCAGCGCGGGGCGGTTGGCGCCCGCATTGTTGACAAGGTAACGGACCGGGAAGTCGGCTGCCACCTGCTGCGCGGCCTCCCGGGTTGCCGCGGGATTCGCGAGATCGACCGCGCGGAAATGCAGATTCGGGTGTGAGAATTTCGGCGCGGAGCGCTGCAGCGTCACTACCGTCAGTCCGCGATCGAGCAATGACCTGGCGACCGCGGCGCCTATCCCCGCGCTCGCCCCGGTAACGACCGCGGCTTCGGACACCGCATTATTTGCCTGCTCGCCTGCCATTCCCGTCACCTCTTCATCTCAGCGTCTTCGCCACTTCGAGGAACCTCGCGTAGGCCGCAGGATCCAGCAATTTCCCTCCGCCGCTTTCCGCGCCGATCGAAAGCGCATCGAGCGACCGCTCGAACTGCGCGCGGTCCGCATCGCGCACGATGAACACCACTTGGGACCTGCGCTCCGCGCTCGGCCAGTGCTCCAGCTCGACCGGCTCGTGTATGACCGTCTGCACGGCCTGCACCACGACCGGGCGTCCCTCGACGTTGATCAATCCCTTGACGCGCAACAGGTTGATGCCGCGAAAATTCGCGAGCAGCATAAGCCACGTTGCAAGCGCCTGCGCCGAGGCGGGCGCGTCATGGAACAGGGTAAAAGTCTGCACGCGGTCGTCGTGCCGCGCGCGGGCGCGGTCATGATCGCAGTGCTCGTGCGACTCGAGCATGCAGCCGCCGGCGACCGCGGCGTGTCCGCTGCCCAGCCAGCGCTCGACATCACGCGATTGCGCGCGCGGCGTCAGCGCCGAGCGTCCGAACAACAGCCGCGGGTCGATGGCGCCGCGCAGTACCGGAACGATCTCGACCGCACGATTGATCTGCGCGAGGCGGTCCGTGAGCCGCAGCGCGCCGGTGGGATCGGCGAGATCCGTCTTGCTCAGCAGCAGCAGGTCCGCGACTGCAATCTGCTTCACCGCCTCGGAGTGGTTATCGAGCTGGCTCTGCGCGTGCACCGCGTCCACGACTGCAATCACCGTGTCCAGACGAAACCAGGGCGCAACTTCCTCGTCCGTCACCAGCGTCTGGATGATGGGAACGGGATCGGCGAGCCCCGTAGTCTCGACCAGCACGCGATCGAACGTCGGTATCACGCCCGCCTCGCGTTTGCGGTATGCATCGGCCAGCGTGTCCACCAGATCGCCGCGTACCGCGCAGCACAGGCAGCCGTTCGCGAGCAGCCGCATGTTTTCGCTCGGCGTCGCTACGAGCAGATGATCGATCCCCACCTCGCCGAATTCGTTGATGATCACGAGGCTGTGGGCGAGGCCGGGGTCCTGCAGGAGATGGTTGAGCAGCGTCGTCTTGCCGCTGCCGAGAAACCCGGTGATCAGGGAAACCGGCACGCGCGACGCAACTCCGGGTGTGTTCGTCATTTGCCGCTCCTGTCGCCCGCCTCGGCGGGCGACCGCATACAATAGACAAACCGCAGGAAAATACAACAGACACGGCACGAACGCCGCCGTCCATACGCCCGTTCGCTATCACCGCAGGAGAACCGATGACGATTAATGAGCCATGGTGGACGCCCGAGGCCGCATGGCCCGCGAAGCCGGCCACCGGAAAGCGCGTTGCGGTGCTGGGCGGCAGGCTGATCGACGGCAACGGCGGGCCCGTGGTCGACAAGCCCATTCTGCTGCTGCAGGGGCCGCGCATCACGGCGGTCGGTGTGCAGGGCCGGCTCGAGATCGAGCCTGGCGTCGAAACGCTCGATCTGTCGGCCTATACGCTCATGCCCGGCATGATGGACTGCCACATTCATACGGCGATGTTCAACTGCATGACGTTTCACAACCATCGCGTTGCGCAATGGGAGGTGACGCCCGAGCTGCAGCAGATGTACGCGCTCTTCCACGCGCAGAACTGCCTCGAGATGGGATTCACGACCCTGCGCGACCTGGGCATGAATTCGAGCCATGGGCTCTTCACCAAGGAGCTGTGCGCGGTCCGCGATTCGATCGAAGCCGGCATCCTCGAAGGGCCGCGCATGCTGATCGGCGGCTTCACGACGATCACCGGCTCGCATCTCGATCTCATCCAGCCGCGGGCGATGCCGCGCTCGGGATTCAACACGGCGGACGGCCCTTACGAGCTGCGCAAGCTCGCGCGGCTCAACCTGCTGTGGGGGTGCGACGTTATCAAGACCTGCGCTTCGGGCGGCGGCGGAACCGATAAGGAAGAGCCCGATATCCGCAACATGACGCAGGACGAGCTCGACGCGATCGTCGACGAGGCGCATGCCTATCACAAGAGCGCCGCGGTGCACTGCTTCACGACCGGCGCGCAGCGCATGGCGATCAAGGCCGGCGCCGACACCATCGAGCACATGGTGTTTTCCGACGACGAAACCATAGACATGATCGCGAAGGCCGGCATACCGGTCACGCCGACGCTTGCCCATCGCACCGATCACGCGATCCAGCTAAGACGCGAGCTCGGCACGGCGGAATTCGTGCTGAACAAGCTGAAACGCCTGCAGCCCCACTGCTACGAGACGTTCCGCAAGATGTACAAGGCCGGCATCAAGATCGCGATGGGGACCGACATGGGCTTCGAGCCGCATTTCGGCACCAATTCGTGGGAGCTCGAGGTTTATGTCGCACTCGGCATGAAACCGATGGATGCGCTCATGACCTCGACCAGAAACGCGGCGCAGGCGCTCAAGATCGACGCCCACCTGGGCACGCTCGAAGCGGGCAAGCTCGCCGACATCGTCGCGGTGGATGGCGACCCGCTCGCCGACATTCGGGTGCTGCAGGAGAAGAAGCTCATTGCGGTGGTCATGAAGGAAGGGCAGATCTGCGCCGACCGCCGGCCCGGCATGAGCAAGAACGTGGTGCCGCTTACGGACTGGAAGAAAATCGACTATTTGTAACCACCGCGTACGGCCTCGCCTCGTCGTGATGGACGTCCGCTTCAGTTGGCTTTCACGTTGACCCGCGCCTGCTCGGCCTCCTCGGGCGTCATGTTATCGATGCGCTGCTCGAGATAAGGCAGGGAGCGCACGACCGTATAGCGTGCAAACGGCGACTTGACCTCGAGCCCGTAGGCCTCCCCCCGCGAGACGTGCATGATGTCGCCCGACCGCAGCGATTTGCGTTCCCGCGCGCACTGCGCATCGAGCTCGCCGCTCAGGACATAAAAAAACATCTCGTGCGCGGCGCCGGCCCGCGGCTCGTCCCTGCCCGCCGGCACCTCGAACAGGTCGAACGCGAGCCTCTCACCCTCGATCGATGTCACGTGGCGGCCCGACATCGGCGGCGCATCGAGCGTGCTCATGAGCGGATAGAAGCAGACGGGCAGGCCGTCGACGATGGCCTGCGAGGTGCCCGGCGCTTTCTGGTGCCTGTCGCGGTCGCCGACGCTGTATTTGCGGTTGACCTCGTCCACCGTCATCGCCTGGTCGGGCACCGCCTCGTCTTCCGCGAGACCGACCACGGTCCAGGTCTTGTCCTTGATATACAGGTATCGGCAATCCCCGTCCTCCGTGGCACGCATGGAATGCCGCGCATACGCGGGCGCATGCACGAACGTACCGGGCTCTATGATGCGGCGATCCTTGCCGACGATCGCATTGATCTTTCCGCTGACCGGAAAAATCAGCAGCTCGTTCGGATGGTAGTGCAGCTCGGAGCCCGTGCCGGCTTTCTTGTGCAGCAGGCAGAAATACATGTATCGGCCCTCGATCACCGGCGCCTGTCCCGTCGACAGGTGCGGCGTCAGGAAATTGCTCTTGAAATCCTCGAATCGGTGAAACGCCATGAACTCTATCCTTCCAATTGAAGCGACGGGCGCCGGTACGGCGCACGGCAGCGGGCCTACTCGATGTTGATCCGCGCGTCCTTGACGATCTTCGCCCAGCGCGCCGTGTCGTCGCGCAGGAACCGGGCGAACTCCGCGCGCGAGGCGCTGCCGCCGGGTTCGATGCCCGCGTTGTTCTGGCGTCTTTTGACTTCCGGCGCAAGAGACGCCTTGTTCAGTTCAGCGAACAGCCGGTCCGCCACGGCGGCGGGTATTTTCGCCGGCGCGAATATGCCGTTCCAGTTGCTCACGCCGAAGCCCGGCACGGTTTCGGAGACGGACGGCAGATCGGGCAGCAGCGGCTGGCGCTTGGGCGTGGTAACGGCCAATGCCCGCAGCCGGCCGGACTTGATGTGCGGCACCGCCACGACATAGGTCGAGAACATCACCTGCAGATCGCCCGACACGAGATCGATGAGCGCGGGGCCGCCGCCCTTGTACGGCACGTGAGTCATCGTCACATTCGCCAGGCGCTGGAAGAATTCGCCCGCCAGATGATCGAGCTGGCCGGGACCCGAGCTGCCGTAGCGGACGTCGCCGGGGCGCTTCTTCCGCCAGTCGACGAACTCGCTCACGGTTTTCACACCGCTCGAAGGATTGATCACCATGACGTTGATGATTTCAGCGGCGAGGGTGATCGGCAGGAAATCGCGCTGCGTATCATAGGGCAACTTTTTGTAAACCGCGGGACTGATCGACATGGGGCCGACGCCGCCGACGAGCAGCGTGTGCCCGTCGGGCTCGGCGCGCGCGAGCATTTCGGTCGCGAGCCGGCCCGCGACGCCCGGCCGATTGTCGATGACGACCGGCTGCCCGAGCTGCGTCGCGAGTTGCTCGCCCACGCTGCGGCCGATCGTGTCCGCCGCGCCGCCTGGCGGGAACGGAATCAGGATGCGGATGGGACGCGAGGGATATTTGTCCTGAGCATGGACAGCGGGTGCCGAAGCGCCTGCGCCTGCGAGGCATAGCGTCAGTACTGCAGCTTTCCACTTCATTCGTTCCTCCTTTTTGGCCGCGAGCGCAACGGCTGTAGGGAGATCACGCAGCGCGGCGCGCGCGGCCGTTGCGCTTCGCCGTGTTGTCGCTCTTCTCGCTATAAGTGACCGCAAGCTCTTGCGCCGCGCGCTGCAGCGCAGGCAGCACGTGTGCCACGCGCTCGCGAGGCAACCGTGTCACCGGCGCCTGCACCGCGACCGCGGCGACCGTCCTGCCTCGCCGGTCGATGACCGGCACAGCCACGCATAACAGACCTGCTACATACTCCTCATCGTCGATGGCGTAACCGCCCTTTCGAATGTGCGCGAGCTCGAGCTCGAGGGCGCTGCGATCGACGATCGTGCGCGCAGTGATACGCACGATTCCGATCTGCGCCAGCAGGCGGTCGCGACGGGCCCTGGTCAGCCGCGCCAGGAAAAGCTTTCCGCTCGCGGTGCAGTAGAGCGGCACGCGCGAGCCCGGCTGC
This window of the Betaproteobacteria bacterium genome carries:
- a CDS encoding amidohydrolase family protein, producing MTINEPWWTPEAAWPAKPATGKRVAVLGGRLIDGNGGPVVDKPILLLQGPRITAVGVQGRLEIEPGVETLDLSAYTLMPGMMDCHIHTAMFNCMTFHNHRVAQWEVTPELQQMYALFHAQNCLEMGFTTLRDLGMNSSHGLFTKELCAVRDSIEAGILEGPRMLIGGFTTITGSHLDLIQPRAMPRSGFNTADGPYELRKLARLNLLWGCDVIKTCASGGGGTDKEEPDIRNMTQDELDAIVDEAHAYHKSAAVHCFTTGAQRMAIKAGADTIEHMVFSDDETIDMIAKAGIPVTPTLAHRTDHAIQLRRELGTAEFVLNKLKRLQPHCYETFRKMYKAGIKIAMGTDMGFEPHFGTNSWELEVYVALGMKPMDALMTSTRNAAQALKIDAHLGTLEAGKLADIVAVDGDPLADIRVLQEKKLIAVVMKEGQICADRRPGMSKNVVPLTDWKKIDYL
- a CDS encoding cupin domain-containing protein produces the protein MAFHRFEDFKSNFLTPHLSTGQAPVIEGRYMYFCLLHKKAGTGSELHYHPNELLIFPVSGKINAIVGKDRRIIEPGTFVHAPAYARHSMRATEDGDCRYLYIKDKTWTVVGLAEDEAVPDQAMTVDEVNRKYSVGDRDRHQKAPGTSQAIVDGLPVCFYPLMSTLDAPPMSGRHVTSIEGERLAFDLFEVPAGRDEPRAGAAHEMFFYVLSGELDAQCARERKSLRSGDIMHVSRGEAYGLEVKSPFARYTVVRSLPYLEQRIDNMTPEEAEQARVNVKAN
- a CDS encoding tripartite tricarboxylate transporter substrate binding protein, producing the protein MARRGPGHLGQLLVAAPRQQQGLRAALPAAHASNDLGRKRAVLMNFMSSRAVYAVAGAGLIAASTLALAQKPSQEAPYPSKSIRMIVPFAPGGGTDIIGRLVAQELIAAWGQPVIVDNRGGSGGTIGTNLAAKSTPDGYTMVLCSLGLTYATALYRDLPYDARKDLTPISRVASQPFVYVVTPSIGVSSMKELIALARSRPGELRYGSGGAGGASHLGTELLRTMTGIDMVHVPYKGTAPALTAMLAGEIHVQLIGIATVLPHIKAGRMRALAVSGARRSAVAPELPTVAESGVASYEFDVWYGMLFPAGTPHPIVDKVNAEINRALKSLALGQRFAALGLEPAGNTREEFAKLIRSEIAKWHKVVQAAKIRIQ
- a CDS encoding tripartite tricarboxylate transporter substrate binding protein — its product is MKWKAAVLTLCLAGAGASAPAVHAQDKYPSRPIRILIPFPPGGAADTIGRSVGEQLATQLGQPVVIDNRPGVAGRLATEMLARAEPDGHTLLVGGVGPMSISPAVYKKLPYDTQRDFLPITLAAEIINVMVINPSSGVKTVSEFVDWRKKRPGDVRYGSSGPGQLDHLAGEFFQRLANVTMTHVPYKGGGPALIDLVSGDLQVMFSTYVVAVPHIKSGRLRALAVTTPKRQPLLPDLPSVSETVPGFGVSNWNGIFAPAKIPAAVADRLFAELNKASLAPEVKRRQNNAGIEPGGSASRAEFARFLRDDTARWAKIVKDARINIE
- a CDS encoding TauD/TfdA family dioxygenase, whose translation is MRASLPARRFSSAGERASRAPAVRDLLSGPAAGVDAGGGDDNNVREEDLMTFLIRGNDKPLGFEILGVDLSQELDRETVTRIEQAIVEHSVVVIRDQKLTPAQHVAFSRRLGEPAIHTNKNYLLAEHPEIYIVSNIVENGRNIGVADAGPTWHSDFSYLAAPAKYSLLYAIEVPVIDGVARGDTSFASTFAAYDALPENRKHELAGLRIVYGYGGQYEKRRQSGSKLVPLMEEEKTPDVAHPVIRTHPISGRKSIFVSDGTSVGVQGMSEDEGRQLVRELVEHCTQPEFVYRHQWRAGDLVIWDNCSSLHRANSKDYELPYRRRMHRTTLAGSVPS
- a CDS encoding helix-turn-helix domain-containing protein is translated as MPHRIINSAGVSPNRVRPESVVRRAIAVLEAVARAGDGVSLSTIASNASVPKPTAYRLLRELAEAGFVRREAAAQGFSTGPRLEQLALALMQNGHSRTTRHAILSRLVEELGETCNITVLDGSQVLYVDRVESNSPLRAHLQPGSRVPLYCTASGKLFLARLTRARRDRLLAQIGIVRITARTIVDRSALELELAHIRKGGYAIDDEEYVAGLLCVAVPVIDRRGRTVAAVAVQAPVTRLPRERVAHVLPALQRAAQELAVTYSEKSDNTAKRNGRARRAA
- a CDS encoding GTP-binding protein translates to MTNTPGVASRVPVSLITGFLGSGKTTLLNHLLQDPGLAHSLVIINEFGEVGIDHLLVATPSENMRLLANGCLCCAVRGDLVDTLADAYRKREAGVIPTFDRVLVETTGLADPVPIIQTLVTDEEVAPWFRLDTVIAVVDAVHAQSQLDNHSEAVKQIAVADLLLLSKTDLADPTGALRLTDRLAQINRAVEIVPVLRGAIDPRLLFGRSALTPRAQSRDVERWLGSGHAAVAGGCMLESHEHCDHDRARARHDDRVQTFTLFHDAPASAQALATWLMLLANFRGINLLRVKGLINVEGRPVVVQAVQTVIHEPVELEHWPSAERRSQVVFIVRDADRAQFERSLDALSIGAESGGGKLLDPAAYARFLEVAKTLR